GGCCCAGGGCGAGGAAGCCCAGGCCGAAGCCGTGGAACATCGGGACGGTCAGGACTATCGGGCCGTGGATCGGCAGTGCGCCGAGGAGAGTCGCGATGGGGAGGGCTTGGGTGATGCGGACGCCGCCGCGTTCGACTTCTTTGGGGGTGCCGGTGCTGCCGGAGGTCAGGAGGATGATCTGGCCTCGTCGGCGGCTCGGCGTCGAGTGTTGACTGCTCTGCGGGGGTGGGGACTTGGAGGGTTCGTGGAGGACTACGTCTGCGCTCTGGCGGAGAGCTGCGGCGACGGCGACTACGAAGCTTCGGTGGTTGGGCTCCTGCACGTCTACTCGAGTGGTCTGCAGGTCGGCGGTAGCTTCGTCGATCAAGTGGTTCAGGTCGGCGTACGTGAGCGGGCCGTCGTCGTCGATCAGGGCTGTCCCATCAGGGTTCTTGAGGGCGGCGATGCTGATCAGCGCGCTCAAAGTGAGGCCCTCGGAGAAGAGTGTCCGGAGGACCCGAGGGCGCCAGAATGGGACGGCTCGCAGAAGGCGGAGCAGGCCTTTCAGCGTGACCATCGGAGCACCTGGGATTGGACGGCCTCATAGGGGCCTTGGGCAAGGGTTGTCAGGACAGCGGCGGGGCGCACCCACCAGGGGACGAGCAGGCGCGGTCGATGGACGAGCGCCCGGGCGATCACCTCCGCGGCGGCCTCGGCGGTGAGACCGGGCAGGCGAGGGCTGTACGTCGGCGCGCTCATCGGCGTGTGCACCAACGGGAAATGGATCGACGTGACCACCACCCCGTCCCGCCGGATCTCCGGCGCGACGCAGCGCAGCCAGGTTTCGAAAGCGGCCTTCGACGCGCTGTACGCGGCCCAGTGGGCGACCGGCAGGTCGACGTTCAGGCTGCTCACGTTGACGATGTGGCCGGTTCCGCGCGCTCGCATCCCGGGCAGCAGGCCGGACAGGAGGCGCGCTGGGCCGAGGTAGTTGACCCCGTCGGTCCGCGTCACGTCGTGGAAGCGCCCCTCGGTCGCGGTCAGCGAGCGCCGGATCGACTTGCCCGCGTTGCTGATCACCGCATCCACCCGCCCGTGATCGGCGAGCACCTCCGCGACCAGGCGGTCGACCGCGTCGGGATCCGTCAGGTCCACGCCGTACGGCGTCGCGCGGCCGCCCGTCGCGGTGATCCGATCCGCCAACTCCTGCAGGCGATCCAGGCGCCTGGCCGTGAGCAGGACGTGCGCGCCGGCGCGGGCCAGCAGTTCCGCCGTACGGGCTCCGATGCCTGACGAGGCTCCGGTGACGAGCACGACGCGGCCGTCGACGGCGGCTTCGAGCCGAGCTGGTGCGGCCCGGGACCAGGACGGGCCGAGCACCAGCCGGTAGATGTCGTGCGTCACACTCATCGAGTCGTCCAGTGTCGCATCCGCCACAGACATTGGCATCCGGCGCCACGGCAGGCCATCTTGGTCAGATGGAGCCCGTGACCAAGACTCTGTTCGACGCGATCGACCACGTGGGCGTCGCCGTCGCCGACTTCGACGAGGCCGTCCGGTTCTACGCCGAGACCTTCGGCATGACGGTCGCGCACGAGGAGATCAACGAGGAGCAGGGCGTGCGCGAGGCGATGCTCTCGGTCGGCGACTCCGGTTCGTCGATCCAGTTGCTCGCACCGCTGTCGGACAGCTCGCCGATCGCGAAGTTCCTGGACCGCAACGGGCCTGGCATCCAGCAACTGGCCTACCGCGTCGGCAACCTGGACGAGGTCTCGGCGATCCTTCGCGAGCGCGGCGCCCAGCTCCTGTACGACGAACCCCGCCGCGGCACCGCCGGTTCCCGGGTCAACTTCATCCACCCGAAGTCCGCCGGCGGCATCCTCGTCGAACTGGTCGAGCCTGTCGACGCGCACCACTGATCAACCCGCCGCGCCCGGCCCGGAACGGCAGCCTGCCGGCGAGAGCGCCTGCCCGCGGCGCGGCTTGATCAGTGGTGCGGACGCCCATCACTCACCAACCTCGCCCCGCGGGCCGGAACGGCGGACCTCCACGCGGGAGCGCCTGCCCGCGCAGTGGCTTACTGAGTGCTGCGTGTTCGCTGACTCAAACGTTTCTGTTTGTTGACTGTGGGTGAAGTTCTGTCCAAGACGCGCGGCTCGCGGTCACAACCCGTGAGTACGGGGCTAATCTGGATGACGTGCTGAGGGACAGCGCTCCGGATCGTCATCACCCCGTCGCATCGGGGTTCCGGCACGACGCCTTCGTCTACACCGATGAGGAGGACTTCGTCCGGCAGACCGTCGCGTTCGTGGACGACGGACTGCACGTCGGCGAGACCGTGGTCGCCGTACTCCCGGAGGACCGCAACAGCCTGCTGCGCAAGGCGTTGGACGGCGTCGCCGACCAGGTGACCTTCCTCGACATGCGCCAGGTCGGCCGTAACCCGGCGCGGATCATCCCGCTCTGGCGCCGGCTGCTCGACCAGGCGCCCGGCCTCCCGCTGCGCGCTCTCGGCGAACCGGCGTACGTCGGACGGTCACGGGCCGAGCTGGAGGAGACCGCGCTGCACGAGTACCTGCTGGGCGTGGCCTTCACCGGGTTCGCCGGCCGGTTCCAGCTGCGCTGCCCGTACTCGGCCGAGCTCGGAGTCGATCCCACCGGCCTGCACCCCGACCAGCCGGAGGACGATGCCGACGCGACCTTCCGGCGCCCGCTGCCCGCCGTACCGGTGGATGCCGAGCGGCAGGAGTTCGGCATGGGCGACCTCAACGCCGTACGGCGTCGCGTGAACGCCGCGGCCCGGTCGCTGGGGCTGAGCGACGACCGGATCGACGATCTCGAACTGGCGCTGCACGAGATCTGTACGAACAGCGTCCGCTTCGGCGGCGGCCGCGGCACGCTGTCGTGGTGGACCGCCGACGGTCATCTGGTCTGCGACGTCGCCGACGGCGGCCGGATCGACGACCTGCTGATCGGCAGGGTGCTGCCGCCGGTCGACGGGCTCGGCGGGCGCGGGGTCTGGCTGGCGAACCAGCTGTGCGACCTGGTCCAGGTCCGGTCGGGCGCGACGGGCACGCAGGTCCGGCTGCACACGCGGGCCCACTGACGCCGTACCGGGCTTTGACATCGAAGGCCTGACATCGAAGGACAGCGCGTCGATAAGACCACTGCGACCGGTGGACTGGAAAAGTGATGGTGGTCTCACCGGGCGCGAACTGTGTCACGCAGCACAGCGACCCGGGCATACTCGACGGTAAGTTCCGCTCACCCGACCGCCGCTCCAGGAGGTATGACGTGAAGCAGATCCTCGACGCGATCCTTGCCGGCGACAGTGCTGCCGTTGGTGGGCTGGACGTTCCGGACCACTACCGGGGCATCACCGTGCACGCCGACGAGACCGGCATCTTCGAGGGCCTGGAGACGAAGGAGAAGGACCCGCGCAAGAGCCTGCACCTGGACGACGTACCGACTCCGGAGCTCGGCCCCGGTGAGGCGCTGGTCGCGGTGATGGCGAGCGCGATCAACTACAACACGGTTTGGACGTCGATCTTCGAGCCGGTCTCGACGTTCTCGTTCCTCAAGCGGTACGGCAAGCTCTCGCCGCTGACCGCGCGGCACGACCTGCCGTACCACGTGGTCGGCTCCGACCTGGCCGGCGTCGTCCTGCGCACCGGTCCCGGCGTCAACGCCTGGAAGCCCGGCGACGAGGTCGTCGCGCACTGCCTGTCGGTCGAGCTGGAGTCCCCCGACGGCCACAACGACACGATGCTCGACTCGGAACAACGCATCTGGGGCTTCGAGACGAACTTCGGCGGGCTGGCGGAGATCGCGCTGGTCAAGTCGAACCAGCTGATGCCGAAGCCCGCCCACCTGACCTGGGAAGAAGCTGCGTCGCCGGGGCTGGTGAACAGTACGGCGTACCGGCAGCTCGTCTCGGCCAACGGCGCGAACATGAAGCAGGGCGACGTCGTCCTGGTCTGGGGTGCTTCGGGTGGCCTCGGGTCCTATGCCACGCAGTTCGCCCTGAATGGCGGGGCGATCCCGGTGTGCGTGGTGTCGTCGCCCGAGAAGGCGGAGATCTGCCGGGCGATGGGCGCGGAGCTGATCATCGACCGCAACGCCGAGGGGTACCGCTTCTGGTCGGACCCGACGACGCAGGACCCGAAGGAGTGGAAGCGGTTCGGCGCCCGGATCCGGGAACTGACCGGCGGCGACGATCCCGACATCGTCTTCGAGCACCCCGGCCGCGAGACCTTCGGTGCGTCGACGTACGTCGCCCGCCGCGGCGGCACGATCGTCACCTGCGCGTCGACCTCGGGCTACATGCACGAGTACGACAACCGGTACCTGTGGATGAACCTGAAGCGCATCATCGGCTCCCACTTCGCCAACTACCGCGAGGCCTGGGAGGCGAACCGGCTGATCGCGAAGGGGATGGTCCATCCGACGCTGAGCCGGGTGTATGCGCTGGAGGAGACCGCGCAGGCGGCGTACGACGTGCATCGGAACCTGCACCAGGGCAAGGTCGGAGTGCTGACGCTGGCGCCTTCGGAGGGGCTGGGTGTGCGGGACGAGGATCTGCGCGCGCAGCACCTGGAGGCGATCAACCGGTTCCGGGACAAGTAGGTCAACTGTCCAGATTGCGGATAACCCAGTCCCACTGAAACGCAGCAGAGACTTCTTCCCCTGTGCCGGACTCCACGGGGCTGAGCGAAGAATTTGATCCGGTGTGCGGATCAATGATTGTGACGCCGCCATACCGGAGCACGGCCAGGGATGCCAGCCACGCTGGGTGTCCAGCTAGGTCGTGCTTGGCAAAAGGGACAGCAACGGCAGGAATCCGAGATCCCAAAGCGGAGCACAAGGTTGTCAGTGGGTAGGTGTTCGCGTTCCCGTTCGCCCAAGCGTTGAGGGTGTTGAACGTGGCCGGAACAACGGCAACGGCGTCAGCTTTGGGAGTCCGCTTCGGATCGCCCGGTTTACGGTTGCCGGTAAGGACCGGAACCTCATCCACATCTTGTCCATCAAGCCATGGGAGGGCGGCATCGGTCGGGATGACATAGGGGTCCCACCCCTGTTCGCGAGCAGCGCGCACGCCGTCTCCGATGCGACTTGCCAGCGGTGCCCCGCAGGTGACCAGGTACAGGGTGCGATGGGTCACGTGAGGACTCCTGCGCGGGTTGCGACGGCGGTCAGGGCTGGGGTGGGTCTACGCGAACGCTTCAGAAGTTCCCGGACCAGCTCGCGCGCGATGGTGTGATAGCGGATCGATTCAGGGGCGACTCGTTCGGCCTGCTTGAGGTGCAGGATCGCTTCCATGTCGTTCTTGGCTTGCGCTTGCGCCCAGGCGAGATCGATATGGAGGCGCGATCGGCGGCCCTGCAGACCTGCCGGGAGCGAATCGGTGTCGATCTCGGCCGCGACGCGCAGGACCCCCGACGGGTCACCGAACTCGGAAGCGACGGACGCTCGGTGGATCATGACGTTGGTCGGGCCGAAGGCGGTCCACCAGTGGTTGCCGTCGTGAGCGAGGAGGCCGGCGAGCTGGTCGGCTGTCGACATACGCTCAGTTGAGGTCGCTCGGTCCGAGCGGCGGGCGGCGATGACTGACGAGATCAGCCACAGCGACCCAGCCAGCGAGACCGCGTCCGGCGCGTCGGAACCGGTCATCGACATGAGCCCCTCGGCCGATCGGACCGCGATCCGTTCGGCGTCGTCGGTCCGCTGGCTGCGAAGGAGGGCGCAAACGACCTGGTAGGCCGCCATCCCTTGCGCGGTCTTCGACTCGGCTGCCATGGCAGCGTGAGTCGCTCGGTCCGCAGCGAGCCAGCCAAGCTGATGCTCCCCCACCTTGGTCAGAAGCTTCGCCGCTGCGGAGTAGACGGAGCAGCGCGCGAGGTGGGTCTCACGGCCATCGCGGCCTTGGTAGCAGTCGTACGCATCGGCCGCCTGGATGAGCTCGGGGAGCATCGCCGTCGCAGACTGGTACCTCGCCGCCTGATAGGCCTGGTTCACCTGTACCGCACCGTTGCGGAGCTGCGGGAGCGGCCAAGGAGTCGTCTGGTCCCCCAGCAGGTGGTGGTAGCCGGCGAGTTGGCTACGGACGGCATCCACTGCCCTGACCTGCTCCGAGGCATCCGGTGCGAGGATCCAGTCACGACCGATGAGGTCGGCGACGTCGATACGCAGAACGGTGGCTAGGTCGTTCAGGGTCGACAGTCGGTCAACGCCCCGGAGCCCGCGCTCGACCTGCGACAGCCAGGATCGTGACATTCCGATGAGGCCGGCCAACGCATCCTGGGACATGCCGCGCCGCTTTCGGTGCGCTCCGATTCGTTCGCCGATGTGCATCTGACCTGCCCTTCGCGGCCTCGATGCTACTAGTCAAGCTCACCGAGCCACCCGCACTGCGCACAAAAGTACGCAGCTCTCCCGCTGCGCACCGTACCGAGGTCCGCCATCCAAGGTTGATCCACGGCCGGTGCGGCGTGATGCGAGGTCACTCCGCACCGGCCGGTCCAGCATCGCGGCCGCGCAACACCCCGTACGTCGCGACCACTTGATCGGAAAGTGAGGTAGTCGTGTCTGATGTCCAGCGCTTGAAAGTCGAGCTGTACCAATTGATGGCTGATGCCCAGCAAGGCGCCGGTAGTCTGGGCGGGTTCAAGCAGAAGTTCGGGCAGACGAGCGCGCACGTCCAAGCGCTCATCGCCGGTTCGGCCACTGGCGCCGATCGGGACATCTCGGAACTGCTGGACGCTGCTGCACGGTCTCTCCAACAGGCAATGGACTCGCTGCAGATCGCAGCGCAGGGCTGCCGCAGCTACGCCGATCAGATCTAGCGCTCCGCCGCATGGCCTCCGAACTTCAGCGAGTCGCCCACGGACTGATCTCCGCACTCGACGATGTGCCACGAGTGGTCGGCTTTCTGCAGGACATGGCACGTCGCTGCAGAAACAACGCGGCGTACGTCGGCGGTATGTCTAACAACCCGGCAGCCCAACGCGCAGCCCTGCAACTGGACGAGGCTTCCAGTCGCTGTGAAGAAGCCGCCCATCATCTCTCTCGGACATCGCCGAGAGCCCGCGGTTGGGCCGAGCAGATGGTCTCCGGCACTGGAACACCGGAGGGTGCTACGGGAGGACCCCCGAAATCCAGGGGTGCACCGGCCGAAGGCGACCGGCGAGGTTCGCAAGGAACTCCGGGAACGAGCACGGCGGACGACTCGACCGGTCCCGGCGACGAGGGGCGACCGCCTGCAGTCCTCGAGCGCTCGCCGCTGGGCGAGGCTGAACCTTTCGACCCCAGCACACGAGAGGTTCTCGAGCGACTGCCGCTGCGGAAGCGTGGTGACAAGACGTCGGGGATCTGGATCGATGCATCCGGCAATGAGCACGATCTGCTCAGCGGAGTCGACGAATACACCTCCGACGTCGATCGTCTGATGGAGGACCTGCAGATCAGAATTGCGCCAGGTGCCGACACCCTTGGCTCGCACGTCGAGGTCAAGTTCGCCATGCGTATGCGCAGAGAAGGACTCACCGACGAGACAATCGTCATCAACAACAGGCCGTGCCCTGGACCGTACGGTTGTCACCGGAACCTCTGGAAGTTCCTTCCTGACGGAGCACGCCTGACGGTGTACGGCCCCGACAACTTCAAACGAACCTATCCCCAGTAAGGAACCGTTGGATGACCTACAGCATCGAGGCCTATTACCGGCACGAGCATGACGACGAACCGGTCGTCCTACGAGCCGACGACGACGTCGATCGACTGGTCGACGCGCTCCTGGCCGAGTCGTTCGATCACACCTTGGCAGCGCTCTACGTCACCAACCGTCCAGCCACAGAACAGGGCTATCCGGATCATGACTTCCGAGTGGGCGTCAACCCCGAGCGGAAGGTCGGAGGCCTGAAGTTCGCCGGTACCTTCAACGGGGTCAAGGGCGTCTGGTACGCCGTCGGCGAGGCGTCTCAGGCAACGAATGTCGTGTACGAGTACTCCGGTCATCCCGAGGACTTCCCGCTCGATTCCGAGATCTCCTTGGATCAGGTGCGCGAGTCCGTCAAGAGGTTCCTGAAGGACGGGGGCGAGCGGCCCGACTCGATTGAGTGGAAGGCCTGGCCGGAGGAGAAGCGAGTTCTGTAATCCGCAGGCGGCACGCCGTACCAGCAGAATGCCAGTGGCGGCCGAGAGGTGCTGGTTGTTGGCCTGATTGGCCGAGCGCGAGCCCGCGTGTGGACCCCGGAGTTGCCACTCGTGCGGAAGGCTCGGCCTGATGACTCTGGCAGCTCGTCTCCGCAGCTCGAATCTGATGTACTGGCACCCTGATCTCTACGACTGTTTGGCCGGGGACACCGATGAACTGTCTCCAGTTGTCGGACGCCTGACGGCAGGCTCTCTCGTTGAATCGGTGCTCGACCTCGGATGCGGCACCGGGCGGCACCGGCCGTCGGAGCGCGGTCGACCAGGTAGTCACCGGCCGTGCGCCGGCGCAGCGGCCGTCAACGGGCCTGACACCGCGTGCACCACGCTCCACGCAGGGGCGCGCGGGTCGCGACAAGGAGCACACAGATCGACCGTCCGGGCGCTGCCACCCGGGTGAGCCGCCGCTGGCACGCCTGCGACCTGACCGCGGTTCCCACCAACATCCCCGGACCGACGCCGCGAGCACCACCTCACCACGCAGGGGGCGGGTGGGCTCGACAAGGCTGACCGGGGTCGGCCGTGGGGGCGCTACCGACCGGGCCAGCCACCCACGGACCGACACCGCGAGCACCACCCCTCCACGCAGGGGGCGGGTGGGCTCGACAAGGAGCACACGGATCGGCCGTGAGGGGCGCTGCCAGCCGGGCCAGCCGCCGCCAGCACCAGGTGACCTGCCCGCAGCGCCCACCAGCCCCTCGGCCCGACGACGCGGGCACCACCTCACCACTCAAGGGGCGGGTGGGCTCGACAAGGCTGAGCGGGTCGGCCATGGGGGCGCTACCAACCGGGCCAGCCACCCTGCACCCGCCGGCCGTGGGGGAGCTACCGGCCGGGGTGTCCCGGCGGCCGGTTAGGTTTGTGGGCCTGGGGTCTGACAGGCTTACGCTGGGGGATTCATCCGCTCCGCCAGAAGGGACACTCAGGGATGGGCGACGAGTCGAGCCTGCCGTTCTTCGACCGTACGGCGACCGCGGCCGGGGGATTCCCCGTCGCACGCCGTGGGTACGACAAACACGCGGTGGACGACTACGTCCGCGCGCTCGAGGCGCAGCTGGGCGAAGCGCGGGGCAAGGCGGAGGAGCTGCAGGCCGGGTCCGCGCCCTTGCAGAAGCAGCTCGACGAGGCCAAGCGGCAGCTCGAGGCCAGCGCCAACCCGTCGTACGCCGGGCTCGGTGACCGGGCCGCGCAGATTCTGCGGCTGGCGCAGGACCAGGCGTCGGAGGCCCTCGAGGAGGCTCGGCGCGAGGCCGAGGAGCTGCGGTCGACGGCGAACAAGGAGGCCTTGGCCTCCCGGGCGACCGGTGAGCGCGAGGCGCAGGACATCCGGACCGTCGCGCTGAACGAGGCCGACAGCATGCGCCGGACCGCCGAGGGCGACGCGGCCGAGATTCGCCGGACCGCCGAGACCGAGGGGTCGGAGGTGCTGCAGGCCGCGCGCCGCAAGGCGGAGCAGCTGCAGCTGACGGCCGAGTCGCAGTCGAGCACGCTGAAGAACGGCGCGCTGCACGAGGCGGAGAAGATCCGGACCGCGATCCAGCGGGAGTCGGCGGCGCTGCGGGCGCGGCTGGCCGACGAGCGGGAGCAGCAGGCCAAGGAGCTGGCCGACAAGCACCAGCAGATCGCGGCCGACACCGAGAACCTGACCGACCAGATGAAGGAGGCCGCCGAGGCCTCCGAGCGCCGGGTCGCGGAGGCGACCGAGCAGGCGCGCAAGGTGCGGGCCGAGGCGGAGGAGTCGGCGGAGCGCACACTGACCCGCGCCCGGCGCGAGGCCGAGCAGGTGCTGACCGCGGCGCGGACACGGGCCGAGGCCGAGCTGGCGAGCGCCGCCGACGAGGCCGAGCGGTCGCGCACGATCGTCGCCCGGGAGACCGAGCGGCTCGCGAAGCGGCGCGACGGGATCCTCGCGCAGATCGCCGGGCTCAACGACATCGCGAGCAACATCGCCCGCCAGGCCGCCGAGCTCGACTCGGAGACGGCCGCGCCGACGGCGTACAACCCGTTCTCCGCTCCCCCGGCGAGCGCGTCGTTCGCCACGCCGAGTTCGTACACACCGCCGGCGACCACGTACGACGCCCCGAGCGGCGACGCGGCCAGCGGCTCGTACGACGGCCCGAGTGGTGACGCGGCCAGCGGCTCGTACGACGGCCCGAGTGGTGATGCGGCCGGCAATTCATACAACGCTTCGAGCGGCGGCTCGTACGACGGTCCGAGTGGCGATGCGTCGAGCAACTCGTACGACGCCTCGACGGCCGGCTCGGCGGGGAACAGCTCGTACGACGCGCCGGCCGCCAGCCCGTTCGCGGCGGAGGCGAGCGGTGACGCGTCGTCCAACTCGTACGACGCCTCGGCGAACTCGAACGACGCTGCGGGCAACACCGCGTCGGCGCGGCCGTTCGCGACCGGCGGCGAGTCCGACGCCCAGGCGCGGCCGTTCGCGGCGGACAAGGCGGAGTCCCCGGCGAGTCCGTTCGCGGGCGAGAAGCCGGACTCCTCGGGCGGCTCGTTCGCGCCCGGCACCTCGGGCGGCGCTTCGGCGAGCCAGTTCGGGGCGGACAAGGCGGGGAGCCCGTTCGCGGCGAACCCGTTCGCCGCGGACGCGAAGAGCAACCCGTTCGCGGTGCCGGCCGGGGATGCCACGTATCCGGTCGAGTCGTCGTACAAGGCCCCGGGGGACAACTCGTACCCGGTGGACGCGAAGGACGACGCGCCGGAGACCTCGTTCACCGGGCGCAGTCCGTTCGCCGGGCCGGACGCCGGTACGGCGCGGGTCGACGAGACGCGGATCGACACCGCCCTGCGGGTCGACCCGGCGCTGCTCGACGACGCGAAGGGCGGCAAGCCGGCCGACGACGAGCCGAAGGACTCGACCAAGATCGACGAGTTCCGGCTCGACGACCTGACGGCCGAGGAGACGCGGATCACCGGCGACAGCCCGTTCGCGCCGAAGGACAAGAAGAACGACGCCGCCGACAAGGATGAGAAGTGACGCCAGCCGGCGACGACAACTCCACAGAAGACAGCAACACCCCGGACCCGGCGGGCGCGGACCCGGGTGCGGCCTCGGCGGGTACGGGCTCGCCCGGCGCTGACGCCGACCCGGCGGGCGCCGGAGCGGCGGGCTCGGGCGGCGCAAGCTCGCCCGATGCGGGCCCGGGCGCGGCGCCGGAGCAGACCGGCGACGAGCGCGTGGCCGCCGCGGAGGCGGCTGCGCGCGAGGCGAAGGTGGCCGCCGCGGAGGCCGAGCGGGCGGCCAAGGACGCGGACAAATCCGCGGACACCGCCGAGGACTCGGCGGAGCTCGCGACCGGGGCGGCGCAGAAGGCTGATGTGTCGGCGGACGAAGCCGACGAGTCCGCCGACGAGGCCGAGGTGGCGGCCGGTGCGGCGCGGGAGTCGGCCAGTATCGCGCGGCGGGCCGCCGAGTCCGACGACGACATCGCCGGGCAGCTGCTGATGGACGAGCGGCACCCCGACGACGGCATGGGCCGGCCCGGGCCGCCGCTCAGGCGCTCCAACCCGTTCGTGTTCGGCTTCTTCGCGGCCCTCGGCGTCTTGGTCGCCTGGGGGCTGTGGAACGCACTCGGTCAGGCCAAGTCCGTCCTGATCCTGCTGGTCGTCTCGATGTTCATCGCGGTCGGCCTGAACCCGCTGGTCGAGTGGTTCATGCGCCGCGGCCTGAAGCGCGGACTGTCGGTCGGCGTGGTCTTCCTGCTGATGATCCTCGCGGTCTCCGGCGTCGGCTTCGCGATCGTGCCGGTGGTCACCGACCAGATCAACGGCCTGATCAAGAACGCCCCGGACTGGCTCGACCTGCTCAACAACTCCAAGACCCTGGACGAGCTGGACAAGCGGTACCAGTTCATCGACAAGGCCAAGGACTACATCCAGGATCCCGCCCTCGCCCAGCGCGCCTTCGGCGGCGTGCTCGGGGTCGGCAAGGTCGTGGCGAACGCCCTGTTCTCCGCCTTCACCGTCCTGATCCTGACCCTGTACTTCCTCGCGTCGCTGCCCACGGTCAAGCGCGCGGCGTACAGCCTGGTCCCGGCCACCCGCCGCAAGCGGGTCTCGAT
The Kribbella italica DNA segment above includes these coding regions:
- a CDS encoding SDR family NAD(P)-dependent oxidoreductase, which produces MSVTHDIYRLVLGPSWSRAAPARLEAAVDGRVVLVTGASSGIGARTAELLARAGAHVLLTARRLDRLQELADRITATGGRATPYGVDLTDPDAVDRLVAEVLADHGRVDAVISNAGKSIRRSLTATEGRFHDVTRTDGVNYLGPARLLSGLLPGMRARGTGHIVNVSSLNVDLPVAHWAAYSASKAAFETWLRCVAPEIRRDGVVVTSIHFPLVHTPMSAPTYSPRLPGLTAEAAAEVIARALVHRPRLLVPWWVRPAAVLTTLAQGPYEAVQSQVLRWSR
- the mce gene encoding methylmalonyl-CoA epimerase, with the protein product MEPVTKTLFDAIDHVGVAVADFDEAVRFYAETFGMTVAHEEINEEQGVREAMLSVGDSGSSIQLLAPLSDSSPIAKFLDRNGPGIQQLAYRVGNLDEVSAILRERGAQLLYDEPRRGTAGSRVNFIHPKSAGGILVELVEPVDAHH
- a CDS encoding anti-sigma factor RsbA family regulatory protein, with product MLRDSAPDRHHPVASGFRHDAFVYTDEEDFVRQTVAFVDDGLHVGETVVAVLPEDRNSLLRKALDGVADQVTFLDMRQVGRNPARIIPLWRRLLDQAPGLPLRALGEPAYVGRSRAELEETALHEYLLGVAFTGFAGRFQLRCPYSAELGVDPTGLHPDQPEDDADATFRRPLPAVPVDAERQEFGMGDLNAVRRRVNAAARSLGLSDDRIDDLELALHEICTNSVRFGGGRGTLSWWTADGHLVCDVADGGRIDDLLIGRVLPPVDGLGGRGVWLANQLCDLVQVRSGATGTQVRLHTRAH
- the ccrA gene encoding crotonyl-CoA carboxylase/reductase, which gives rise to MKQILDAILAGDSAAVGGLDVPDHYRGITVHADETGIFEGLETKEKDPRKSLHLDDVPTPELGPGEALVAVMASAINYNTVWTSIFEPVSTFSFLKRYGKLSPLTARHDLPYHVVGSDLAGVVLRTGPGVNAWKPGDEVVAHCLSVELESPDGHNDTMLDSEQRIWGFETNFGGLAEIALVKSNQLMPKPAHLTWEEAASPGLVNSTAYRQLVSANGANMKQGDVVLVWGASGGLGSYATQFALNGGAIPVCVVSSPEKAEICRAMGAELIIDRNAEGYRFWSDPTTQDPKEWKRFGARIRELTGGDDPDIVFEHPGRETFGASTYVARRGGTIVTCASTSGYMHEYDNRYLWMNLKRIIGSHFANYREAWEANRLIAKGMVHPTLSRVYALEETAQAAYDVHRNLHQGKVGVLTLAPSEGLGVRDEDLRAQHLEAINRFRDK
- a CDS encoding flavoprotein yields the protein MTHRTLYLVTCGAPLASRIGDGVRAAREQGWDPYVIPTDAALPWLDGQDVDEVPVLTGNRKPGDPKRTPKADAVAVVPATFNTLNAWANGNANTYPLTTLCSALGSRIPAVAVPFAKHDLAGHPAWLASLAVLRYGGVTIIDPHTGSNSSLSPVESGTGEEVSAAFQWDWVIRNLDS
- a CDS encoding helix-turn-helix domain-containing protein, with amino-acid sequence MHIGERIGAHRKRRGMSQDALAGLIGMSRSWLSQVERGLRGVDRLSTLNDLATVLRIDVADLIGRDWILAPDASEQVRAVDAVRSQLAGYHHLLGDQTTPWPLPQLRNGAVQVNQAYQAARYQSATAMLPELIQAADAYDCYQGRDGRETHLARCSVYSAAAKLLTKVGEHQLGWLAADRATHAAMAAESKTAQGMAAYQVVCALLRSQRTDDAERIAVRSAEGLMSMTGSDAPDAVSLAGSLWLISSVIAARRSDRATSTERMSTADQLAGLLAHDGNHWWTAFGPTNVMIHRASVASEFGDPSGVLRVAAEIDTDSLPAGLQGRRSRLHIDLAWAQAQAKNDMEAILHLKQAERVAPESIRYHTIARELVRELLKRSRRPTPALTAVATRAGVLT
- a CDS encoding DddA-like double-stranded DNA deaminase toxin, coding for MASELQRVAHGLISALDDVPRVVGFLQDMARRCRNNAAYVGGMSNNPAAQRAALQLDEASSRCEEAAHHLSRTSPRARGWAEQMVSGTGTPEGATGGPPKSRGAPAEGDRRGSQGTPGTSTADDSTGPGDEGRPPAVLERSPLGEAEPFDPSTREVLERLPLRKRGDKTSGIWIDASGNEHDLLSGVDEYTSDVDRLMEDLQIRIAPGADTLGSHVEVKFAMRMRREGLTDETIVINNRPCPGPYGCHRNLWKFLPDGARLTVYGPDNFKRTYPQ
- a CDS encoding Imm1 family immunity protein produces the protein MTYSIEAYYRHEHDDEPVVLRADDDVDRLVDALLAESFDHTLAALYVTNRPATEQGYPDHDFRVGVNPERKVGGLKFAGTFNGVKGVWYAVGEASQATNVVYEYSGHPEDFPLDSEISLDQVRESVKRFLKDGGERPDSIEWKAWPEEKRVL
- a CDS encoding transposase, which codes for MGDESSLPFFDRTATAAGGFPVARRGYDKHAVDDYVRALEAQLGEARGKAEELQAGSAPLQKQLDEAKRQLEASANPSYAGLGDRAAQILRLAQDQASEALEEARREAEELRSTANKEALASRATGEREAQDIRTVALNEADSMRRTAEGDAAEIRRTAETEGSEVLQAARRKAEQLQLTAESQSSTLKNGALHEAEKIRTAIQRESAALRARLADEREQQAKELADKHQQIAADTENLTDQMKEAAEASERRVAEATEQARKVRAEAEESAERTLTRARREAEQVLTAARTRAEAELASAADEAERSRTIVARETERLAKRRDGILAQIAGLNDIASNIARQAAELDSETAAPTAYNPFSAPPASASFATPSSYTPPATTYDAPSGDAASGSYDGPSGDAASGSYDGPSGDAAGNSYNASSGGSYDGPSGDASSNSYDASTAGSAGNSSYDAPAASPFAAEASGDASSNSYDASANSNDAAGNTASARPFATGGESDAQARPFAADKAESPASPFAGEKPDSSGGSFAPGTSGGASASQFGADKAGSPFAANPFAADAKSNPFAVPAGDATYPVESSYKAPGDNSYPVDAKDDAPETSFTGRSPFAGPDAGTARVDETRIDTALRVDPALLDDAKGGKPADDEPKDSTKIDEFRLDDLTAEETRITGDSPFAPKDKKNDAADKDEK